A DNA window from Streptomyces sp. 71268 contains the following coding sequences:
- a CDS encoding recombinase family protein: MRGTDQNVIEQPYDGCGKCLLGVRRLSRMKLVTTSPERQRADVLAAAASIGGHIIGWADDWEVSGATDPVTRPKLGPWLRDERGPYDGLVAAAVDRLGRNVVDCLNTGYKMRDEGKLLLTHGHDGPWDLNDSVDENRFTMEAWGAQMELRAIQRRNRDATVKTRAAGRPKGKPSYGFRYVRVVMGGKIDHVALHPHASIVIREVARRILADPESVTPSSEAARLNRAGELSPADHLAVMYGKRAGGRPWQPTSLKNILLSEAALGYLMHKQRPVVDQEGNPVRLCEGLWDRATHEALKRALAARDTPFKGRRSVREYLLTEIAVCGQCANRLYTQTSEDVPPRYVCTARNKGWQSARNCRPAPLVWAEKLDSYVETWFLEEFGGGLIYETVFDPGNGVAERMAEVRATRERLRSDREAGLYDSPDDATWFRERYASLSQELATLEREPQRVPGMIHRPTGETVADRWHKAPDVQARKEILMDFRVRVTLFPVSRPARYVAGLMHGPDRHPDAAR; the protein is encoded by the coding sequence TTGCGCGGTACGGACCAGAACGTGATCGAACAACCCTACGACGGCTGCGGCAAGTGCCTGCTAGGCGTCCGCCGGCTGTCCCGTATGAAGCTCGTGACGACCTCCCCGGAGCGGCAGCGCGCCGACGTACTGGCGGCGGCGGCTTCGATCGGTGGCCACATCATCGGCTGGGCTGATGACTGGGAGGTATCGGGAGCCACGGACCCGGTAACCCGTCCGAAGCTCGGGCCGTGGCTGAGGGACGAGCGCGGTCCGTACGACGGCTTGGTGGCCGCCGCCGTGGACCGCCTGGGGCGCAACGTCGTCGACTGCCTGAACACCGGCTACAAGATGCGGGACGAGGGCAAGCTCCTTCTCACTCACGGGCACGACGGCCCCTGGGATCTCAACGATTCCGTGGACGAGAACCGCTTCACCATGGAAGCGTGGGGCGCCCAGATGGAACTGCGAGCCATCCAGCGCCGTAACCGGGACGCCACGGTCAAGACACGGGCTGCCGGTCGCCCCAAGGGCAAGCCCTCATACGGCTTCCGGTACGTACGTGTCGTAATGGGTGGCAAGATCGACCACGTCGCACTTCACCCCCATGCCTCGATCGTGATCCGCGAGGTCGCCCGCCGGATACTCGCCGATCCCGAGAGCGTCACGCCCAGCAGCGAGGCCGCGCGGTTGAACCGTGCGGGGGAGTTGTCGCCGGCGGACCACCTGGCGGTGATGTACGGCAAGCGCGCTGGGGGCCGCCCGTGGCAGCCCACGAGTCTGAAGAACATCCTCCTGTCCGAGGCAGCCCTGGGCTACCTGATGCACAAGCAACGGCCTGTCGTCGACCAGGAGGGCAACCCGGTCCGCCTGTGCGAGGGGTTGTGGGACCGGGCCACGCACGAGGCGCTGAAACGGGCATTGGCCGCGCGCGACACGCCGTTCAAGGGGCGACGCTCGGTTCGCGAGTACCTCCTCACAGAGATCGCCGTGTGCGGACAATGCGCCAACCGCCTCTACACCCAGACCTCCGAAGACGTCCCGCCCCGTTACGTCTGCACCGCGCGGAACAAGGGATGGCAGAGCGCGCGGAACTGCCGGCCCGCGCCCCTCGTCTGGGCTGAGAAACTCGACTCCTACGTGGAAACGTGGTTCTTGGAGGAGTTCGGGGGCGGCCTGATCTACGAGACGGTCTTCGACCCAGGGAACGGGGTCGCCGAGCGCATGGCCGAGGTGCGGGCGACGCGTGAGCGGCTTCGTAGCGACCGAGAAGCCGGGCTGTACGACTCACCCGATGACGCGACGTGGTTCCGAGAGCGGTACGCCTCCCTGAGCCAGGAGTTGGCGACGCTGGAGCGGGAGCCACAGCGCGTACCGGGCATGATCCACCGGCCCACCGGAGAGACGGTGGCGGACCGTTGGCACAAAGCGCCCGATGTCCAGGCCCGCAAGGAGATTCTCATGGACTTCCGGGTACGAGTCACTCTCTTTCCTGTGAGCAGGCCCGCGCGGTATGTCGCGGGGTTGATGCACGGACCTGATCGCCATCCCGACGCCGCGCGATAG